Proteins co-encoded in one Aerococcaceae bacterium DSM 111021 genomic window:
- a CDS encoding helix-turn-helix transcriptional regulator, with protein sequence MYISNINSSSIKVHKIKTEEMTTKQPITISSEEHVTLLYIVKGGASFKAKLREGEVKKGDLLMLNPGMDLIMTPLRKLEWIKVTLSGILFISSIDINSTKQLYITQDKTRQIKSYLDLALLEAVNEFEGTALILRKLLECIVAQVLRSKDLTIKDSGIQEGDDGLQRVQSYIRENYSQRITLEKLASYIGMKKYYFIRVFKQRTGLSPIDYLIQVRLAEAEKLLSKSNFSVSKIADRVGFHSPSYFSKTFKEVNHCTPSEFRKIHSKTD encoded by the coding sequence ATGTATATATCAAATATCAATTCATCATCAATCAAAGTACATAAAATAAAAACAGAAGAAATGACAACCAAACAACCAATCACAATCAGTTCAGAAGAACACGTTACATTACTTTATATCGTCAAAGGTGGGGCATCATTTAAAGCTAAACTACGTGAAGGAGAAGTAAAAAAAGGTGACTTACTCATGTTAAATCCTGGAATGGATTTAATTATGACACCGCTGCGGAAGCTAGAGTGGATTAAAGTAACCTTATCGGGCATCTTATTTATCTCAAGTATTGATATCAATTCAACCAAACAGTTATACATCACTCAAGATAAGACACGTCAGATTAAATCATACCTTGACCTAGCTCTTTTAGAAGCTGTGAATGAATTCGAGGGAACTGCGTTAATTCTTAGAAAGCTGCTTGAATGTATTGTTGCTCAAGTTTTAAGAAGTAAGGACTTAACAATCAAAGATAGTGGTATCCAAGAGGGAGATGACGGGTTACAGCGTGTCCAAAGTTATATTCGCGAGAATTATTCTCAACGCATTACACTCGAAAAATTAGCGAGTTATATCGGTATGAAAAAGTATTATTTCATCCGAGTATTCAAACAAAGAACAGGTTTATCGCCGATTGATTATTTAATTCAAGTACGCTTAGCTGAAGCAGAAAAATTGCTATCGAAATCGAATTTCAGCGTATCCAAAATTGCTGATCGTGTTGGGTTTCATTCCCCATCTTACTTTTCAAAAACCTTTAAAGAAGTGAATCATTGCACGCCATCTGAATTTAGAAAAATTCATAGTAAAACAGATTAA
- a CDS encoding methyltransferase domain-containing protein: protein MELNELNKKDRTLHWLKEHQQINLSCIHCHEDLQLDINSLVCANGHRFDMAKQGYFFMAKKTTNTKYDTSLFSSRREIILNTELYRPLHEYIGQYLKDNYSNDVSMIDAGSGEGSHLWQMTRQVEENQYSLISVDLAKSAIQAATDYNGHMLSMIADLAELPVANHQLDIVLSIFSPSNYAEFERILKPRGELIKIIPNSGYLQEIRQALIDMNIGNIHPYSNEDVIDVFKTHYQNVTMKKIKASQTLTSSQLEDLIVMTPLTWQLTEEERQTLLAKLNGVITLDVTVLHGKL from the coding sequence ATGGAACTAAATGAATTAAATAAGAAAGACCGTACACTTCATTGGCTAAAGGAACATCAGCAGATTAACTTAAGTTGTATTCATTGCCATGAAGACTTACAACTAGATATCAATAGCTTAGTTTGTGCCAATGGACATCGCTTCGATATGGCTAAACAAGGCTACTTCTTTATGGCCAAAAAAACTACCAATACAAAATACGATACGTCCTTATTCAGTTCAAGACGTGAGATTATCTTAAATACTGAACTTTACCGACCACTTCACGAATATATCGGACAGTATTTAAAAGATAATTATTCAAATGATGTGTCGATGATTGATGCAGGAAGTGGAGAAGGAAGCCACTTATGGCAGATGACGCGACAGGTTGAAGAGAATCAATATAGCTTGATTAGCGTGGATTTGGCTAAAAGCGCGATTCAAGCGGCGACTGATTATAATGGACACATGTTGTCAATGATTGCGGACCTTGCGGAATTACCAGTAGCGAATCATCAGTTAGACATTGTATTATCTATCTTTTCGCCATCCAACTATGCAGAATTTGAACGTATCTTGAAACCACGCGGTGAGCTGATTAAAATCATTCCTAACTCAGGTTACTTGCAAGAGATTCGACAAGCGTTAATTGATATGAATATTGGAAATATTCATCCTTACTCGAACGAAGATGTCATTGATGTATTCAAAACTCACTATCAAAATGTGACTATGAAAAAAATTAAAGCGTCTCAAACTCTAACTTCTAGTCAATTAGAAGACCTTATTGTTATGACGCCATTAACGTGGCAGTTAACAGAAGAAGAGCGTCAAACATTACTTGCAAAGTTAAACGGCGTTATTACATTAGATGTTACAGTCTTACATGGAAAACTATAA
- a CDS encoding GNAT family N-acetyltransferase — MIDYQPINSEDLKPMIYDIFKQQRLEYVGESQARNEDIISIGAYKDKQLVGGIIAHQQFQTLEIDYLAIQKGFRNLKIGSQLLEHVELLAQEKDIITITLNTLEYQAGAFYERHGYTQFAQLEDVPRLGDVRAYYYKRMADQ, encoded by the coding sequence ATGATTGATTACCAACCAATTAATTCAGAAGATTTAAAACCAATGATTTATGACATTTTTAAGCAACAACGGTTAGAATATGTTGGTGAATCCCAAGCACGCAATGAAGATATAATATCCATAGGAGCGTATAAAGATAAACAACTCGTTGGTGGAATTATCGCTCATCAACAATTTCAAACATTGGAGATAGACTACTTAGCTATTCAAAAAGGTTTTAGAAATTTAAAGATAGGAAGCCAGTTATTAGAACATGTAGAATTACTCGCTCAAGAAAAAGACATCATAACAATCACGCTCAATACGTTAGAATATCAAGCGGGTGCCTTCTATGAGCGTCATGGCTATACGCAATTTGCTCAATTAGAAGACGTGCCACGATTAGGAGATGTTAGAGCTTACTATTATAAAAGGATGGCTGATCAGTAA
- a CDS encoding phosphoglucosamine mutase encodes MGKYFGTDGVRGVANSELTPELAFKLGRYGGYVLLQHSDVEHPRVLVARDTRISGELLEYALTAGLLSVGIEVMRLGVISTPAVAYLTKTQGAAAGVMISASHNPAHDNGIKFFGSNGFKLSDDQEAEIEALLDSDTDELPRPSADGLGVTDDFPEGSIKYVQYLQSTISANLDDLKVCVDAANGATAPLVNQLFADLETDFYTMGDRPDGININEGVGSTHPEALQEMVKEKGADIGVALDGDGDRVIAVDETGEIVDGDKIMFILGKHLQSKGRLANDTIVSTVMSNIGFHKAVEENNMTALKTKVGDRYVVEAMREGNHTLGGEQSGHIVMLDYNTTGDGLLSAVQLMAVMRETGKTLSELAGEVTIFPQKLVNIRVHDKHTVMDEQAVKDIIGKVEAEMDGDGRILVRPSGTEPILRVMAEASTPERVDRYVDQIADVIREVRGME; translated from the coding sequence ATGGGTAAATATTTTGGAACAGATGGTGTCAGAGGTGTAGCGAATAGTGAATTAACACCTGAATTAGCGTTTAAATTAGGTCGTTACGGGGGATATGTATTATTACAACATTCAGATGTTGAGCACCCGCGTGTACTTGTAGCTCGTGACACACGTATATCTGGAGAATTGTTGGAATACGCTTTGACAGCAGGGTTATTATCAGTCGGAATCGAAGTTATGCGTTTAGGTGTTATCTCTACACCAGCTGTCGCTTATTTAACAAAAACACAAGGTGCAGCTGCCGGAGTAATGATTAGTGCTTCACACAATCCAGCACACGATAATGGAATCAAATTCTTTGGAAGTAACGGCTTTAAATTATCTGATGACCAAGAAGCTGAGATTGAAGCTTTATTAGATAGCGACACAGATGAATTACCACGTCCGAGTGCAGATGGTTTAGGCGTAACAGATGATTTTCCTGAAGGATCAATCAAATACGTTCAATACTTACAATCTACTATTTCGGCGAACTTAGATGATTTAAAAGTTTGTGTTGATGCAGCGAACGGTGCAACAGCGCCATTAGTTAACCAATTATTCGCAGATCTTGAGACTGATTTCTATACAATGGGAGATCGTCCAGATGGTATCAACATTAACGAAGGTGTTGGATCAACTCATCCAGAAGCTTTACAAGAAATGGTTAAAGAAAAAGGAGCTGACATCGGAGTAGCATTAGATGGCGATGGTGACCGTGTCATTGCTGTAGATGAGACGGGTGAGATTGTTGATGGTGATAAGATTATGTTCATCTTAGGTAAACACCTACAATCAAAAGGCCGTTTAGCTAATGATACGATTGTATCAACTGTCATGAGTAATATTGGCTTCCACAAAGCAGTTGAAGAAAATAACATGACAGCTTTAAAAACAAAAGTAGGAGACCGCTACGTCGTGGAAGCAATGCGTGAAGGTAACCATACTTTAGGTGGAGAACAATCTGGCCATATCGTGATGTTAGATTATAATACGACAGGTGACGGTCTATTATCTGCAGTTCAATTAATGGCAGTTATGCGTGAAACTGGTAAGACTTTATCAGAATTAGCAGGCGAAGTAACCATCTTCCCACAAAAATTAGTTAACATCCGTGTACACGACAAACATACTGTAATGGATGAACAAGCAGTAAAAGATATTATTGGTAAAGTTGAAGCAGAGATGGACGGAGATGGTCGTATCTTAGTTCGTCCAAGTGGAACAGAACCAATTCTACGAGTTATGGCTGAAGCGTCAACACCAGAACGTGTTGACCGCTACGTTGACCAAATCGCAGACGTTATCCGCGAAGTTCGTGGAATGGAATAA